In Pseudonocardia sp. C8, one genomic interval encodes:
- the lnt gene encoding apolipoprotein N-acyltransferase, whose translation MASLRVPPTAGAATGTPGPSAARRRRDAGLAAVVALLGGVLLYLSFPPRDGLWWLALPAFTLLGLVLRDARPRRGFLAGFTFGLGFLLPLLVWTGSFVGSLPWVVLSAFEALFLGLTGAVMALVSRVPGRLAALWPVWAAAVWVGGELLRGSVPFGGFPWGRVGFGQPESPLLPVAALGGVPLLSFGTVLSGLALAELLRRVLVRRGPAAGDGHAAARAHGVGSEAREDVAGSPPAGPATTAGGGHAAIAVPAVLLVLVAAAGPLAALVPATPGAPARTVTVAAIQGNVPRLGLDFNAQRRAVLDNHARQTEILAADVAAGRRPQPDVVVWPENSSDIDPLRNPDAAARIDAAARAVRAPIMVGAVLVNPGRTTSNAALVWEAGTGVVDRQDKRRIQPFGEYMPWRSFFRLFSSYVDRAGFFVPGDGDGLLTIAGIPTAVAICWEIAFDDAFGDAVDAGAQLLAVPSNNATFGLSEMTYQQLAMSRVRAVELDRPVVVVTTSGVSAMITPDGAVTDATGQFEPGVLVDRVDLRTTTTLSARLRSGPEWMLTVTGLLAAGLALGASRGRHGDTARRSGAVGSSGREARAGKDGNG comes from the coding sequence GTGGCGTCCCTGCGCGTTCCCCCCACCGCCGGCGCGGCGACCGGCACCCCCGGCCCGAGCGCCGCGCGCCGCCGGCGCGACGCCGGCCTCGCCGCCGTCGTCGCCCTGCTCGGCGGCGTGCTGCTCTACCTGTCGTTCCCGCCCCGGGACGGGCTGTGGTGGCTGGCCCTGCCGGCGTTCACGCTGCTCGGCCTCGTGCTACGCGACGCCCGCCCGCGCCGCGGGTTCCTCGCCGGGTTCACGTTCGGGCTCGGGTTCCTGCTGCCGCTGCTGGTGTGGACGGGCTCGTTCGTCGGCTCGCTGCCGTGGGTGGTGCTGTCGGCGTTCGAGGCGCTGTTCCTGGGGCTGACCGGTGCGGTGATGGCGCTGGTGTCGCGGGTGCCCGGGCGGCTCGCCGCGCTCTGGCCGGTCTGGGCGGCCGCGGTGTGGGTGGGCGGGGAGCTGCTGCGGGGCAGCGTCCCGTTCGGCGGCTTCCCGTGGGGCCGGGTCGGGTTCGGCCAGCCCGAGTCGCCGCTGCTGCCGGTCGCCGCGCTCGGCGGGGTGCCGCTGCTGAGCTTCGGCACGGTCCTATCCGGTCTCGCGCTCGCCGAGCTGCTCCGCCGGGTGCTCGTGCGGCGGGGCCCGGCCGCCGGGGACGGGCACGCCGCGGCGCGAGCGCACGGGGTGGGATCCGAGGCGCGGGAGGACGTCGCGGGGTCCCCGCCCGCCGGCCCCGCGACAACAGCCGGCGGTGGCCACGCGGCGATCGCGGTCCCCGCCGTGCTGCTCGTGCTCGTCGCCGCCGCCGGGCCGCTCGCGGCGCTCGTCCCGGCCACCCCCGGGGCCCCGGCGCGCACGGTCACCGTCGCCGCGATCCAGGGCAACGTCCCGCGGCTGGGCCTGGACTTCAACGCCCAGCGCCGCGCCGTCCTCGACAACCACGCCCGGCAGACCGAGATCCTCGCCGCCGACGTCGCGGCCGGCCGCCGGCCCCAGCCGGACGTCGTCGTGTGGCCGGAGAACTCCTCCGACATCGACCCGCTGCGCAACCCGGACGCCGCCGCGCGCATCGACGCGGCGGCCCGCGCGGTCCGGGCGCCGATCATGGTGGGTGCGGTGCTGGTCAACCCGGGCCGGACCACCAGCAACGCCGCGCTGGTGTGGGAGGCCGGCACCGGCGTCGTCGACCGGCAGGACAAGCGCCGCATCCAGCCGTTCGGCGAGTACATGCCGTGGCGGTCGTTCTTCCGGCTGTTCTCGTCCTACGTGGACCGGGCCGGGTTCTTCGTGCCCGGCGACGGCGACGGCCTCCTCACGATCGCCGGGATCCCGACCGCCGTCGCGATCTGCTGGGAGATCGCCTTCGACGACGCGTTCGGCGACGCGGTCGATGCCGGCGCCCAGCTGCTCGCCGTCCCCAGCAACAACGCCACGTTCGGCCTCAGCGAGATGACCTACCAGCAGCTGGCCATGTCCCGGGTGCGGGCGGTGGAGCTCGACCGGCCGGTCGTCGTCGTGACCACCAGCGGGGTGTCTGCGATGATCACCCCGGACGGTGCCGTCACGGATGCGACCGGCCAGTTCGAGCCGGGTGTCCTGGTGGATCGCGTCGACCTCCGCACGACGACTACGCTGTC
- a CDS encoding PIG-L deacetylase family protein, with amino-acid sequence MHTPDLTGETVLALHAHPDDEAIFTGLTLRRLADAGARVVLVMATGGDLGGSRLPLAPGEDVPARRRRELEDAAALLGVDRLVLLGHRDSGLPGGPGTAHPRALAGADPVVLGRTVAELVDAEGAGTVIHDDDAGIYGHPDHRAAHAAGAIAVTLTGATGYRMTVDREHLALSARDRHLVHGAARAAGVPFGRVTAEIAVAVGGTDADLAVKRDAMLAHASQIDPAAVPAATFADAYGYEWFLRGERDGAATAPGVLDALGNAHLLAGAR; translated from the coding sequence GTGCACACCCCTGATCTGACCGGCGAGACCGTCCTCGCCCTGCACGCCCACCCCGACGACGAGGCGATCTTCACCGGCCTGACCCTGCGCCGGCTCGCCGACGCGGGCGCCCGCGTCGTCCTGGTCATGGCCACCGGCGGCGACCTCGGCGGGTCCCGGCTGCCGCTGGCCCCGGGCGAGGACGTTCCCGCGCGCCGCCGCCGCGAGCTCGAGGACGCCGCCGCCCTGCTCGGCGTGGACCGGCTCGTCCTGCTCGGACACCGCGACTCGGGGCTGCCCGGCGGTCCCGGGACCGCGCACCCGCGGGCGCTGGCCGGCGCCGACCCGGTCGTCCTCGGCCGGACCGTCGCCGAGCTGGTCGACGCCGAGGGCGCCGGCACCGTCATCCACGACGACGACGCCGGAATCTACGGCCACCCCGACCACCGCGCCGCGCACGCCGCCGGGGCGATCGCCGTCACCCTGACCGGCGCCACCGGCTACCGGATGACCGTCGACCGCGAGCACCTCGCCCTGTCCGCCCGCGACCGGCACCTGGTCCACGGCGCCGCCCGGGCCGCCGGCGTGCCGTTCGGCCGGGTCACCGCCGAGATCGCGGTCGCCGTGGGCGGCACCGACGCGGACCTGGCCGTCAAGCGGGACGCGATGCTCGCGCACGCCAGCCAGATCGACCCGGCCGCCGTCCCGGCCGCGACCTTCGCCGACGCCTACGGCTACGAGTGGTTCCTGCGCGGCGAGCGCGACGGCGCCGCGACGGCCCCCGGCGTCCTCGACGCCCTGGGCAACGCCCACCTGCTCGCCGGCGCCCGCTGA
- a CDS encoding PspC domain-containing protein — translation MPQSRSLVRPRNGTVIAGVCAGLADRTGMSRTTVRLLFLLSCLLPGPQFVLYIVLWIIMPKADY, via the coding sequence ATGCCGCAGTCCCGCAGTCTCGTCCGGCCGCGCAACGGGACGGTGATCGCCGGGGTCTGTGCCGGCCTGGCCGACCGGACCGGCATGAGCCGCACCACCGTCCGGCTGCTGTTCCTGCTGTCCTGCCTGCTGCCGGGCCCGCAGTTCGTGCTCTACATCGTGCTGTGGATCATCATGCCGAAGGCCGACTACTGA